One bacterium DNA segment encodes these proteins:
- a CDS encoding FecR family protein, which yields MNLILLALLVVATGMDPALAQDFEKSRAAQEAAPAAVQAARVQLETGLGLVSFREGLLARRPGELPDWLDAPLRSRVEEGDRVRTGSQGRAEIEFLDRNVLRLAPATTLRLARLLEEEREAAIKVDLELEEGDIWAELDDLDEGDSFTIRSQVMGAAITGTALKMSVAEGRETVLTVMRGEVRVASDAAGLVDPRPAIDIDSLGALLARPKAAPPTPGAPVPVAGPVPVAGPREVSLAEWLVIVRDMQEIRIGADGRIQTAGRIESAGDSDWVRWNLERSRARQPR from the coding sequence ATGAACCTCATCCTTCTCGCCTTGCTGGTGGTTGCCACCGGCATGGATCCGGCTCTTGCCCAGGACTTCGAAAAAAGCCGCGCCGCCCAGGAAGCCGCTCCGGCGGCAGTCCAGGCCGCCCGCGTGCAGCTGGAGACCGGGCTGGGGCTTGTCAGCTTCCGCGAGGGTCTGCTGGCCCGCCGGCCGGGCGAGCTGCCCGATTGGTTGGACGCGCCACTGCGCAGCCGGGTGGAGGAGGGAGACCGAGTGCGCACAGGCAGCCAGGGCCGAGCCGAGATCGAGTTCCTGGACCGCAACGTGCTGCGCCTGGCGCCCGCCACCACCCTGCGCCTGGCCCGCCTGCTGGAGGAGGAGCGCGAGGCGGCCATCAAGGTGGACCTCGAGCTGGAGGAGGGGGACATCTGGGCCGAACTGGACGACCTGGACGAGGGGGACTCCTTCACCATCCGCTCCCAGGTCATGGGTGCCGCCATCACCGGCACGGCGCTCAAGATGAGCGTGGCGGAGGGACGTGAAACCGTGCTCACGGTGATGCGCGGCGAGGTGCGCGTCGCCTCCGACGCCGCCGGCCTGGTGGACCCGCGGCCGGCCATCGACATCGACTCGCTGGGCGCCCTCCTGGCCAGGCCCAAGGCGGCGCCCCCCACGCCCGGCGCTCCCGTGCCCGTGGCCGGACCGGTGCCCGTGGCCGGACCACGCGAGGTCAGCCTGGCCGAATGGCTGGTCATTGTGCGGGACATGCAGGAGATCCGGATCGGGGCCGACGGCCGGATCCAGACCGCCGGGCGCATCGAGTCTGCCGGCGATTCCGACTGGGTACGGTGGAACCTGGAGCGTAGCCGGGCACGCCAACCCCGCTAG
- the rpe gene encoding ribulose-phosphate 3-epimerase: protein MIRLAPSLLAADLFRLEVQLAACAAGGADLLHLDVMDGHFVPNLSYGPDFVRAVRTRSTLPLDIHLMVAEPAGFIEPFAAAGADWLSVHLEAGPHPDRLLQQIRAHGCRAGLALNPGTDIAPLRWLTPHLDFVLLMSVNPGYGGQAFHAPVLDKIRRLGQLWRELGVAIPIQVDGGLDEVHGPACARAGAEILVAGSHLFRQPDLAAAITRLRRACASHEA, encoded by the coding sequence ATGATCCGCCTTGCCCCATCCCTGCTCGCCGCCGACCTCTTCCGCCTGGAAGTGCAGTTGGCGGCCTGTGCCGCCGGCGGCGCCGACCTGCTGCACCTGGATGTGATGGACGGCCACTTCGTGCCGAACCTGAGCTATGGACCGGATTTCGTGCGGGCCGTCCGCACGCGCAGCACCCTGCCGCTGGACATCCACTTGATGGTGGCCGAGCCGGCCGGCTTCATCGAGCCCTTCGCCGCGGCGGGAGCGGACTGGCTTTCGGTCCACCTCGAGGCGGGCCCCCATCCGGACCGCCTGCTCCAGCAAATCCGCGCCCACGGCTGCCGCGCCGGGCTGGCGCTCAATCCCGGCACCGACATCGCCCCGCTGCGCTGGTTGACGCCCCACCTCGATTTCGTCCTGCTCATGAGCGTCAATCCCGGCTATGGAGGACAGGCCTTCCACGCACCCGTGCTGGACAAGATCCGCCGCTTGGGCCAGTTGTGGCGGGAGCTGGGCGTGGCCATCCCCATCCAGGTGGACGGGGGTCTGGATGAGGTCCATGGCCCGGCCTGCGCCCGGGCGGGGGCGGAGATCCTGGTGGCCGGCTCCCACCTCTTCCGCCAGCCCGACCTGGCGGCGGCCATCACGCGCCTGCGCCGGGCCTGTGCATCCCACGAAGCGTGA
- a CDS encoding OmpH family outer membrane protein has product MKKVALPLLLALLVVLPPAMAKDLRLGVINSEQVLSNYSEYQTSMRALREEKEDWDRQIIAREAEIEAEVGDFRLQENTLSPVSRSERRSNIDRKIAQLDEFRSEIYAEPNGRFFRRNKELMEPLVNKVNDAIRVVAEEEGYDMILDNSMPIIVYVREESIDINLNQKVLEKLQGGAGAAKGEGAAPRTPVGGK; this is encoded by the coding sequence ATGAAGAAAGTCGCACTGCCCCTGCTGCTGGCCTTGCTGGTGGTCCTGCCGCCGGCCATGGCCAAGGACCTGCGTCTGGGTGTGATCAACTCCGAGCAGGTTCTGTCCAATTACTCGGAATACCAGACCAGCATGCGGGCCCTGCGGGAGGAGAAGGAGGACTGGGACCGCCAGATCATCGCCCGCGAGGCGGAGATCGAGGCGGAGGTGGGCGACTTCCGCCTGCAGGAGAACACGCTCTCCCCCGTCTCCCGCTCCGAGCGGCGCAGCAACATCGACCGCAAGATCGCCCAGCTGGACGAGTTCCGCAGCGAGATCTACGCCGAGCCGAACGGCCGTTTCTTCCGGCGGAACAAGGAGCTGATGGAACCCCTCGTCAACAAGGTGAACGATGCCATCCGCGTTGTCGCCGAGGAGGAGGGCTATGACATGATCCTCGACAATTCCATGCCCATCATCGTCTATGTGCGCGAGGAGAGCATCGACATCAATCTCAACCAGAAAGTGCTGGAAAAGCTCCAGGGCGGGGCCGGCGCGGCCAAGGGTGAGGGTGCCGCTCCGCGGACGCCCGTCGGCGGCAAGTGA
- a CDS encoding RsmB/NOP family class I SAM-dependent RNA methyltransferase, whose translation MELAALLEDMVRLEEGAWSDRLLQDGSTAGAASARRTALVRYGLEEWRRHDWVLAARLRRAPRPRVQAALRLGLVLLEMGHPAHAVLDNLLETLSGVSATERGLVNAVLRGLVRDNQPLAPLPGPQTARSAEERRLLGVAFSLPPWFLDLIGRLEGPAAWQRPFLHRLRQDLYRGRGLWLRVNRQRWTAAEAEEDLARLGLEPSAAPECPFFLRLGRIPAAGLAQLPPLADGRLHVQDLSAWGALDLLDLMPGMRVLDLCAAPGGKSLAMLEACPGVELTAVEAHPGRARSLERRLAGRARLRQEDARAVTEKGWDRILLDLPCSGSGTVGHRPDILRKEDPVSPELLELQASLLSHATGLLAPGGRLVYSTCSMDPRENGQQVLPLAEREGLRPRPDLVPAESLVDMGREWRPWRSLRPDQPGRPGAGGAWAIALDKPARGGS comes from the coding sequence GTGGAACTGGCTGCCTTGCTGGAGGACATGGTCCGCCTGGAGGAGGGCGCCTGGAGTGATCGCCTCCTGCAGGATGGCTCCACCGCCGGCGCGGCCTCGGCGCGCCGCACGGCCCTCGTGCGCTATGGGCTGGAGGAGTGGCGCCGCCACGACTGGGTCCTGGCCGCCCGGCTGCGGCGGGCGCCCCGCCCGCGGGTGCAGGCCGCCCTGCGCCTGGGCCTGGTGCTGCTGGAGATGGGACATCCCGCCCATGCCGTGCTGGACAATCTGCTGGAAACACTGTCTGGGGTGTCGGCCACGGAGCGGGGACTGGTCAACGCCGTGTTGCGGGGACTGGTCCGGGACAACCAGCCGCTTGCCCCGCTGCCCGGACCCCAGACCGCCCGCAGCGCCGAGGAGCGCCGCCTGCTGGGCGTGGCCTTCTCGCTGCCCCCCTGGTTCCTGGACCTGATCGGGCGGCTGGAGGGTCCCGCCGCCTGGCAGCGCCCCTTTCTCCACCGGCTGCGGCAGGATCTCTACCGCGGCCGCGGCCTGTGGCTGCGGGTCAACCGGCAACGCTGGACGGCGGCGGAGGCGGAGGAGGATCTGGCGCGCCTTGGGCTGGAGCCCTCGGCCGCTCCTGAATGTCCCTTTTTCCTGCGCCTGGGCCGGATTCCCGCAGCGGGCCTGGCCCAGTTGCCGCCCCTGGCCGATGGCCGCCTGCACGTCCAGGACCTGAGCGCCTGGGGCGCGCTGGACCTCTTGGACCTGATGCCGGGCATGCGCGTGCTGGATCTGTGCGCGGCCCCCGGGGGCAAGTCCCTGGCCATGCTTGAGGCCTGTCCCGGAGTGGAGCTGACCGCGGTGGAGGCCCATCCCGGCCGCGCCCGCAGCCTGGAGCGGCGCCTGGCGGGCCGGGCCCGCCTGCGGCAGGAGGATGCCCGCGCCGTGACGGAGAAGGGTTGGGATCGCATCCTGTTGGACCTGCCCTGCTCGGGTTCGGGCACGGTGGGGCACCGCCCGGACATCCTGCGCAAGGAGGATCCGGTCAGTCCGGAGCTGCTGGAGCTGCAGGCGTCGCTCCTGTCCCACGCCACGGGGCTCCTGGCGCCGGGCGGGCGTCTGGTCTACAGCACCTGCAGCATGGACCCCCGCGAGAACGGCCAGCAGGTGCTGCCCCTGGCGGAACGGGAAGGGCTGCGGCCCAGGCCGGATCTGGTGCCCGCGGAGTCCCTGGTGGACATGGGGCGAGAATGGCGACCTTGGCGCAGTCTGCGTCCGGACCAGCCCGGACGCCCTGGCGCAGGCGGCGCCTGGGCCATCGCCCTCGACAAGCCGGCGCGAGGTGGGAGCTGA
- a CDS encoding PASTA domain-containing protein codes for MRRDQVASAPARRWRRLGLALFALLAGFLLLLVAFDQLLMPALTRQGEVGQCPRVLGLEWNEAEILLRQSGFEAVQAGRRPDPSGLFPAGVVMEQHPRAGRMTKTGRRIHVTLSSGSRQVPIPTLRGATQRQAQSLLADVQLDLDTLRCQWRHDARFGEGTVLSQVPAAGDSLPPGGLVAVVLSLGPAPDWVPVPDLTGMTLRQARRTLARVGLASAQDSGLSDAQAVVGQNPPAGLQVRPGATVDLRLQERSLP; via the coding sequence ATGAGGCGTGATCAGGTGGCGTCAGCGCCAGCGCGACGATGGCGGCGCCTGGGCCTGGCCCTGTTCGCCCTGCTGGCGGGATTTCTGCTTCTGCTCGTGGCCTTCGATCAACTGCTGATGCCGGCCCTGACCCGCCAGGGCGAGGTGGGGCAGTGTCCGCGCGTGCTGGGCCTGGAGTGGAACGAGGCGGAGATCCTGCTGCGGCAATCCGGATTCGAAGCGGTTCAGGCCGGCCGCCGGCCCGATCCCAGCGGCCTGTTCCCGGCCGGCGTGGTGATGGAGCAACATCCGCGCGCCGGTCGCATGACCAAGACAGGGCGGCGCATCCACGTGACGCTCAGCTCGGGCAGCCGCCAGGTGCCGATCCCAACCCTGCGGGGCGCGACCCAGCGCCAGGCCCAAAGCCTCCTGGCGGATGTCCAGCTGGACTTGGACACCCTGCGGTGTCAATGGCGCCACGACGCGCGCTTCGGCGAGGGAACCGTGCTCAGCCAGGTGCCGGCCGCCGGGGACAGCCTGCCGCCGGGAGGCCTGGTGGCCGTGGTGCTCAGCCTGGGCCCAGCCCCCGATTGGGTGCCCGTGCCCGACCTGACCGGCATGACCCTGCGACAAGCCAGGAGGACCCTGGCCCGCGTCGGTCTGGCCAGCGCCCAGGACAGCGGCCTGTCCGATGCCCAGGCGGTGGTCGGGCAGAATCCGCCGGCGGGCCTCCAGGTCCGGCCGGGCGCGACGGTGGACCTGCGACTGCAAGAAAGGAGCCTGCCATGA
- the bamA gene encoding outer membrane protein assembly factor BamA: MRQLTLLFWLLCAAAGAFAQARGEAGGPTLLGLTVTGNSTTDEQLIRINSGLRVGSALRGEDVQQAIRQLWSLKRFSSVEVLLARELSEGIYLEIQVEELPRLRSLEIVGNDKLGKTRLRDALKGVVTVGLPVGELEMFKARRTLQDLYEKEGFRLAEVEVAVRNIEEGQGDLHVVVKEGQRIRIDQVIIQGNEQVSDAKLIRRMKKTRPRMIFRSGKFDREAFEVDKGLLVAYLHNLGYRDARVLSDSVWVDEQSRDLKVLVHLYEGRLYEVGEISWAGNTVFTVEELQRQISLRPGDPYSRKKLEQSVQEGLHDLYYNRGYIQAQVRPVELPRDEAVIDIRFEITENNVFSVKRVDFAGNDKTKEKVLRREMHLRPGDTFDVGKLRRSLRDLTILNYFEAVNPDVDIASADQVNLTVEVKEKNTDQIMMSAGYSERDKLVGSIGFSLNNLMGNGQTLSFDWQFARSYRSLNLEFQEPFLFDRPILAGFRVFDIQRTRTYNWDFDQKSRGGSVTLGKRLTWPDNYFRVSSTYRLEETVYTNFVSSSRAELNRRGIYEDDPELASTLSVSLVRDSRDHPEFPQNGSTVRLDSEIGGGYLGGERDFQRYTLEARSYSPFLGKFIHYNSLEAGIVDGLGARDEVPWIKRFFMGGSGLSLGTPLRGYSDRSVGTGEDGGRIKFKAGTEIRFQLIPNPTVYGLVFGEAGKVWKNLKSSSLSDLDKSAGLGLRLHMPMIGLIGLDYAYGFDRVSSSTGLRQGKWEFHFQFGREF, translated from the coding sequence ATGCGCCAACTCACCCTTCTGTTCTGGCTCCTCTGCGCGGCCGCCGGCGCCTTCGCCCAGGCCCGCGGCGAAGCCGGCGGACCCACCCTGCTGGGCCTCACCGTCACCGGCAACAGCACCACGGACGAACAACTCATCCGCATCAACAGCGGCTTGCGCGTGGGCTCCGCCCTGCGCGGGGAGGATGTGCAGCAAGCCATCCGCCAGCTGTGGAGCCTCAAGCGCTTCAGCTCCGTCGAGGTGCTGCTGGCCCGCGAGCTGAGCGAGGGCATCTACCTGGAAATCCAGGTGGAGGAGCTGCCCCGGCTGCGCAGCCTGGAGATCGTGGGCAACGACAAGCTGGGCAAGACCCGCCTGCGCGACGCCCTCAAGGGGGTGGTCACCGTCGGCCTGCCCGTGGGCGAGCTGGAGATGTTCAAAGCGCGGCGCACCCTGCAGGATCTGTATGAGAAGGAAGGCTTCCGCCTGGCCGAGGTGGAGGTGGCGGTGCGCAACATCGAAGAGGGGCAGGGCGATCTCCACGTGGTGGTCAAGGAAGGCCAGCGCATCCGCATCGACCAGGTGATCATCCAGGGCAACGAACAGGTGTCCGATGCCAAGCTGATCCGCCGCATGAAGAAGACCCGCCCCCGCATGATCTTCCGCAGCGGCAAGTTCGACCGCGAGGCCTTCGAGGTGGACAAGGGCCTGCTGGTCGCCTACCTGCACAACCTGGGCTACCGGGATGCCCGCGTCCTGTCCGACAGTGTCTGGGTGGACGAGCAGAGCCGGGACCTCAAGGTGCTGGTCCACCTCTATGAGGGCCGCCTTTACGAGGTGGGAGAGATCAGCTGGGCGGGGAACACGGTCTTCACGGTGGAGGAGCTGCAGCGCCAGATCTCGCTGCGGCCGGGGGATCCCTATTCCCGCAAGAAGCTGGAGCAGAGCGTGCAGGAGGGCTTGCACGACCTCTACTACAACCGGGGCTACATCCAAGCCCAGGTCCGCCCCGTGGAGCTGCCCCGGGACGAGGCCGTCATCGACATCCGCTTCGAGATCACCGAGAACAACGTCTTCTCGGTCAAGCGCGTGGATTTCGCCGGCAATGACAAGACCAAGGAGAAGGTCCTTCGGCGCGAGATGCACCTGCGTCCGGGCGACACCTTCGACGTGGGCAAGCTGCGCCGCAGCTTGCGCGATCTGACCATCCTCAACTACTTCGAGGCGGTCAACCCCGATGTGGACATCGCCAGCGCCGACCAGGTCAACTTGACGGTGGAGGTCAAGGAGAAGAACACCGACCAGATCATGATGAGCGCCGGCTACAGCGAGCGTGACAAGCTGGTCGGCTCCATCGGGTTCTCCCTCAACAACTTGATGGGCAACGGCCAGACCCTCTCCTTCGACTGGCAGTTCGCGCGCAGCTACCGCAGCCTCAACCTGGAGTTCCAGGAGCCCTTTCTCTTCGATCGGCCCATCCTCGCCGGCTTCCGCGTCTTCGACATCCAGCGGACCCGCACCTACAACTGGGATTTCGACCAGAAGAGCCGCGGCGGCAGCGTGACGCTGGGCAAGCGCCTCACCTGGCCGGACAACTACTTCCGCGTCTCCAGCACCTACCGCCTGGAGGAGACGGTCTACACCAACTTTGTCAGCAGCTCCCGCGCGGAGCTGAACCGCCGCGGCATCTACGAGGACGATCCCGAGCTGGCCTCCACCTTGTCCGTCTCCCTCGTGCGGGACAGCCGCGACCACCCGGAGTTCCCTCAGAACGGCTCCACCGTGCGCCTGGACAGCGAGATCGGTGGCGGCTACCTGGGGGGGGAGCGCGATTTCCAGCGCTACACCCTGGAGGCCCGCAGTTACAGTCCTTTCCTGGGCAAGTTCATCCACTACAACAGCCTGGAGGCGGGCATCGTGGACGGGCTGGGCGCCCGGGACGAGGTGCCCTGGATCAAGCGCTTCTTCATGGGCGGCAGCGGCCTTAGCCTGGGCACCCCTTTGCGCGGCTACAGCGACCGCAGCGTGGGCACGGGCGAGGACGGCGGTCGCATCAAGTTCAAGGCGGGAACGGAGATCCGCTTCCAGCTCATCCCCAACCCCACGGTCTACGGCCTGGTCTTCGGCGAAGCGGGCAAGGTCTGGAAGAACCTGAAGAGTTCATCCCTGAGCGATCTGGACAAGAGCGCGGGCCTGGGCCTGCGCCTGCACATGCCCATGATCGGCCTCATCGGCCTGGATTACGCGTATGGCTTCGACCGCGTCAGTTCCAGCACCGGCTTGCGCCAGGGCAAATGGGAGTTCCACTTCCAGTTCGGACGGGAGTTCTAG
- the lpxD gene encoding UDP-3-O-(3-hydroxymyristoyl)glucosamine N-acyltransferase: MPRFSLADLAGELKAALEGDVGRVIRGVRGLEEAGPEHLSFLASPRYRPQLPATRAGAVLLREEDRALCPAGCAALVVPDPYLAFALAMRLFHPAPPHPGWGRHDSAVVAPDAQVHAESWLGPQVVVEAGAVIGRGSRLLGQTTVYGGAHIGEDCLIHTGCQVREHCVLGNRVLLQNGVIVGAEGFGFAPLPEGGSLKIPQAGRVVIEDDVEIGANCCLDRGTMGDTIIRHGARLDNLIQIAHNVEVGPGTLIAAQSGVAGSTRLGADCRIGGATAINGHIRIGDRVQIGGGSGVTGSVPDDRIYAGFPARPHREFLQQQAALAHLPELQRQARELGRRLAGLEERLSSLEAEGTEEGEA; encoded by the coding sequence ATGCCCCGGTTCTCCCTGGCCGATCTGGCCGGTGAACTGAAAGCGGCCCTGGAAGGGGATGTCGGCCGGGTCATCCGCGGCGTGCGCGGCCTGGAGGAGGCCGGCCCGGAGCATCTCAGCTTCCTGGCCAGCCCCCGCTACCGGCCGCAATTGCCCGCCACCCGGGCGGGAGCGGTGCTGCTGCGCGAGGAGGACCGCGCCCTCTGCCCGGCGGGCTGCGCCGCGCTGGTGGTGCCCGATCCCTACCTCGCCTTCGCGCTGGCCATGCGCCTCTTCCATCCGGCGCCGCCCCACCCCGGGTGGGGACGCCACGACAGCGCCGTGGTCGCCCCGGACGCCCAGGTCCACGCCGAGAGCTGGCTGGGGCCGCAGGTCGTGGTGGAGGCGGGGGCGGTCATCGGGCGGGGCAGCCGGCTGCTGGGCCAGACCACGGTCTATGGCGGAGCCCACATCGGCGAGGACTGCCTCATCCACACCGGCTGCCAGGTGCGGGAGCATTGCGTCCTGGGCAACCGCGTGCTCCTGCAGAACGGCGTGATCGTGGGGGCCGAGGGCTTCGGCTTCGCCCCCCTGCCCGAGGGCGGCTCCCTGAAGATTCCCCAGGCCGGCCGCGTGGTGATCGAGGATGACGTGGAAATCGGGGCCAACTGCTGCCTGGACCGCGGCACGATGGGAGACACCATCATCCGGCACGGGGCGCGGCTGGACAACCTCATCCAGATCGCCCACAACGTGGAGGTGGGGCCGGGCACCCTCATCGCCGCCCAGTCCGGCGTGGCCGGCTCCACGCGCTTGGGGGCGGACTGCCGCATCGGCGGCGCCACGGCCATCAACGGACACATCCGCATCGGCGACCGCGTGCAGATCGGCGGCGGCAGCGGTGTGACCGGCTCCGTTCCCGACGACCGCATCTACGCCGGATTCCCGGCCCGTCCCCATCGCGAGTTCCTTCAGCAGCAAGCGGCCCTGGCCCACTTGCCGGAGCTGCAACGCCAGGCCCGCGAACTGGGACGGCGCCTGGCCGGGCTGGAGGAGCGTTTGTCCTCCCTTGAGGCAGAAGGCACGGAGGAAGGAGAGGCATGA
- a CDS encoding bifunctional UDP-3-O-[3-hydroxymyristoyl] N-acetylglucosamine deacetylase/3-hydroxyacyl-ACP dehydratase, whose translation MNLNQRSIEDSATIAGLGLHTGAPCTVTFLPAPAGHGLVFRRREGERVVDIPATIEHVVSTDRGTVLAVDGVRVHTAEHLLAALAGLGIDNCLIEMDGPEPPILDGSAAAFIAVLQQAGIRELEEPRDFLSVDRTVVYHDDSGIDIVVVPSEEFRVTYMVDYANPALGTQYTSMYGWSEFIQEFAPARTFCFASELLELQRRGLIQGGSLDAALVFLDVADQDLRSLEQHFSVTIDRERLAAGRRILGDQEPHWPNEPVRHKVVDLAGDLCLLGQPLKAHVLVARGGHTAHVALVRQLKQEAVRKSLQKEYQQRLSEEVFDAAAIERILPHRYPFLLVDRITELKPGEFVRGIKCVTINEPFFPGHFPGHPIMPGVLIVEAMGQTGGILLLNSYDRPEEKVVYFTGLDKVRFRKPVRPGDQLVMELTMLKQRRGMCLMEGKAYVDGQLVTSAEMSAMVVDK comes from the coding sequence ATGAACCTCAACCAGCGAAGCATCGAGGACTCCGCCACCATTGCGGGGCTGGGCCTGCATACGGGCGCCCCTTGCACGGTCACCTTCCTGCCCGCCCCGGCCGGACACGGGCTGGTCTTCCGCCGGCGGGAGGGGGAGCGCGTCGTGGACATCCCGGCCACCATCGAACACGTGGTGAGCACCGACCGCGGCACGGTCCTGGCGGTGGACGGCGTGCGTGTCCACACCGCCGAGCATCTGCTGGCGGCCCTGGCCGGGCTGGGCATCGACAACTGCCTGATCGAGATGGACGGGCCGGAGCCGCCCATTCTCGACGGCTCGGCGGCGGCCTTCATCGCCGTGCTGCAGCAGGCCGGCATCCGCGAGCTGGAGGAGCCGCGCGATTTCCTCAGCGTGGATCGCACGGTGGTCTACCATGACGACAGCGGCATCGACATCGTGGTCGTGCCCTCCGAGGAGTTCCGCGTCACTTACATGGTGGACTACGCCAACCCGGCCCTGGGCACCCAGTACACCAGCATGTACGGCTGGAGCGAATTCATCCAGGAGTTCGCCCCGGCGCGCACCTTCTGCTTCGCCAGCGAGCTGTTGGAGCTGCAGCGCCGCGGCCTCATCCAGGGCGGCAGCCTGGACGCCGCCCTTGTCTTTCTTGACGTGGCCGACCAGGACCTCAGGAGCCTGGAGCAGCATTTCTCCGTGACAATCGATCGCGAGCGGCTGGCCGCCGGCCGGCGCATCCTGGGCGATCAGGAGCCGCACTGGCCCAACGAACCGGTGCGGCACAAGGTGGTGGATCTGGCCGGCGACCTCTGCCTGCTGGGCCAGCCCCTCAAGGCCCATGTCCTCGTCGCCCGCGGCGGTCACACGGCCCATGTCGCCCTCGTCCGCCAGCTGAAGCAGGAGGCCGTGCGCAAGAGCCTGCAGAAGGAGTACCAGCAGCGCCTGAGCGAGGAGGTCTTCGACGCCGCCGCCATCGAGCGCATCCTGCCCCACCGCTATCCCTTCCTGCTGGTGGACCGCATCACCGAGTTGAAGCCCGGCGAGTTCGTGCGGGGCATCAAATGCGTGACCATCAACGAGCCCTTTTTCCCCGGCCATTTCCCGGGGCATCCCATCATGCCCGGCGTCCTCATTGTGGAGGCGATGGGACAGACGGGGGGCATCCTCCTCCTCAACAGCTACGACCGGCCGGAGGAGAAGGTGGTCTACTTCACCGGCCTGGACAAAGTGCGCTTCCGCAAGCCGGTGCGTCCGGGCGACCAGCTGGTGATGGAGTTGACCATGCTCAAGCAGAGGCGCGGCATGTGCCTGATGGAGGGCAAGGCCTACGTGGACGGGCAGCTGGTCACCAGCGCCGAGATGAGCGCCATGGTGGTGGACAAGTGA
- the lpxA gene encoding acyl-ACP--UDP-N-acetylglucosamine O-acyltransferase, with protein sequence MSPLIHPSAVIHPAARLGAGVEVGPFAYVEENVELGEGCRIGPHAVIHAGARLARGVEVHQGASVSCLPQDLKFEGEDSLLEVGERTVIREFATLSRGTAESGATRVGAGCLIMAYVHLAHDCQVGDGCILVNGVQVAGHVHIGQRVTLGGLVAVHQFVHIGDHAFVGGGMEVTKDVPPFVLANGKPLKYCGLNLVGLKRRGFDPERLRRIRDHYRLFFGKGSHNASQALARLREEAAGEADADLIIRFVEQSERGILPG encoded by the coding sequence GTGAGCCCGCTCATCCATCCCAGCGCGGTGATCCATCCCGCGGCGCGGCTGGGCGCCGGCGTCGAGGTGGGTCCCTTCGCCTATGTCGAGGAGAACGTCGAGCTGGGGGAGGGCTGCCGCATCGGGCCCCACGCCGTCATCCATGCCGGTGCCCGCCTGGCCCGGGGCGTGGAGGTCCATCAGGGGGCCAGTGTCTCCTGCCTGCCCCAGGATCTCAAGTTCGAGGGGGAGGACAGCCTGCTCGAAGTAGGGGAGCGCACGGTCATCCGCGAGTTCGCCACCCTCTCCCGCGGCACGGCCGAATCCGGCGCCACGCGGGTGGGGGCGGGCTGCCTCATCATGGCCTACGTCCATCTGGCCCACGACTGCCAGGTGGGCGACGGCTGCATCCTGGTCAACGGCGTGCAGGTGGCGGGCCACGTCCACATCGGCCAGCGCGTCACCCTGGGGGGTCTGGTGGCCGTCCACCAGTTCGTCCACATCGGCGACCACGCCTTCGTGGGCGGCGGCATGGAAGTGACCAAGGACGTCCCGCCCTTCGTCCTGGCCAACGGCAAGCCGCTCAAGTACTGCGGCCTCAACCTGGTCGGGCTCAAGCGCCGCGGCTTCGATCCGGAGCGCCTGCGCCGCATCCGCGACCACTATCGCCTCTTCTTCGGCAAGGGAAGCCACAATGCAAGCCAGGCCCTGGCCCGCCTGCGCGAGGAAGCGGCCGGGGAAGCCGACGCGGACCTGATCATCCGCTTCGTGGAACAGTCCGAGCGGGGCATCCTGCCCGGATGA